The Drosophila biarmipes strain raj3 chromosome 4, RU_DBia_V1.1, whole genome shotgun sequence genome includes a window with the following:
- the LOC108036014 gene encoding uncharacterized protein LOC108036014 isoform X29, which translates to MDQMDEKKGMSTLNSDISKGPSGNGIPSKRCKSKRSKTYEYDTQNINMKKSFIKFDDLQKRNLIHVRSRDSKKAQEIFRSTIAEQLDNCRQCKKPVYKMEEVILQLKSETTIFHKTCLRCKDCRKQLKPESYNVHDGNLYCSMHFKSIFAPKIVCEEFTPLKPELIIRENQPIELPPDVARASDKPSLGLDELQQLNVRSKFNVFENGCKEKIDYLQERQDSALTHSKSIGSTITKLHKLGITNSKFDELDNIEKTIDKINSSTDEESEMVFLCSRKNIERERPVGLGEAMNDIRSKFEQGEVMTKEERREERKQEIQSIRSRLFLGKQAKIKEMYQLAVAESEHGVTSAGKTPDINVINATHLIKDRFENGEVFNDNKVQLKEAIQADADVFESGIGKASRSIFMELDANLSSNLNNSRTQNNRPDKKIVRCNQLLKESTGADIIKCDSKPEEVKVATEELTERFKFFEKYAPVENKKKKFRMTPPRDGVVKMPSPDFDTEGSIQTPLFNDNVLQKTKTTSTILSKFREMEEQQMNEKNKERSPKPLKCFTPPPETVDHFNRSDTEEENDSESDQNTDDDEKSFANVLNGCNEDQGLYEAQNAARAKQLRAQFEK; encoded by the exons ATGGACCAAATGGAcgaaaaaaaaggaatgaGCACTTTAAACTCTGATATTTCAAAGGGGCCTTCTGGAAATGGTATACCCTCGAAAAGATGCAAATCGAAAAGATCAAAAACGTATGAATATGATACACAGAATATAAACATG aaaaaaagttttatcaaatttgACGACCTTCAAAAACGTAATTTAATCCATGTACGTTCAAGAGATTCTAAAAAAGCTCAAGAAATTTTTCGA TCTACAATTGCTGAACAGCTTGACAACTGCCGTCAATGCAAAAAACCGGTATACAAAATGGAGGAAGTCATTCTTCAATTAAAAAGTGAAACGACTATTTTTCACAAAACGTGCTTACGTTGCAAGGACTGCAGAAAACAACTAAA ACCTGAAAGCTATAACGTTCATGATGGAAACCTATACTGTTCTATGcactttaaatcaatatttgcaCCGAAGATAGTTTGTGAAGAATTTACACCACTAAAGCCAGAGCTTATAATACGAGAGAATCAACCAATAGAATTACCACCGGATGTCGCAAGag CTTCCGATAAGCCAAGTCTTGGACTTGACGAACTTCAACAGCTAAATGTGCGCTCAAAATTCAACGTTTTCGAAAATGGTTGTAAAGAAAAAATCGATTACCTACAAGAACGGCAAGATTCTGCACTTACTCATAGCAAGTCAATAGGGTCCACGATAACCAAACTTCATAAGCTCGGAATAACTAATTCAAAATTTGATGAACTAGATAATATTGAAAAGACCATTGATAAGATAAATTCGAGTACCGACGAGGAAAGCGAAATGGTTTTTTTGTGCTCCAGAAAGAATATTGAAAGGGAAAGGCCAGTGGGCTTGGGAGAAGCAATGAATGATATTAGATCAAAGTTCGAGCAAGGTGAAGTGATGACAAAAGAAGAACGTCGCGAAGAAAGGAAACAGGAAATACAGAGCATACGTTCTCGACTATTTTTGGGCAaacaagcaaaaataaaagaaatgtaTCAATTAGCTGTGGCTGAATCAGAACATGGCGTTACATCGGCGGGTAAGACCCCCGATATTAATGTCATAAATGCCACTCATCTTATAAAGGATCGATTTGAGAATGGTGAGGTTTTTAACGATAATAAAGTTCAATTAAAGGAAGCAATTCAAGCGGATGCGGATGTGTTTGAATCTG GAATAGGCAAAGCATCGCGAAGTATCTTCATGGAGCTAGATGCAAATTTAAGTTCAAACTTAAATAACAGTCGTACCCAAAATAACCGTCCCGATAAAAAGATTGTGAGATGTAATCAATTGTTGAAAGAG AGTACCGGTGCTGACATTATCAAATGCGACTCAAAACCAGAAGAAGTTAAAGTCGCCACTGAAGAGTTAACAGaaagatttaaattctttgaaaaatatgcccctgtcgaaaataaaaaaaagaaatttcgcATGACTCCGCCACGTGACGGTGTTGTGAAGATGCCGTCTCCTGATTTCGACACAGAGGGTTCAATTCAAACGCCCTTATTCAATGATAACGTTttacaaaaaaccaaaacaacgTCAACAATATTAAGCAAGTTTCGCGAAATGGAAGAGCAACAAATGAATGAGAAAAACAAGGAACGAAGCCCAAAACCATTAAAGTGTTTTACTCCGCCACCAGAAACTGTCGACCATTTCAATAGATCAGATACTGAGGAAGAAAATGATAGTGAAAGCGATCAGAACACTGATGACGACGAAAAAAGTTTTGCGAATGTGCTTAACGGTTGCAACGAAGATCAAGGGCTTTACGAG
- the LOC108036014 gene encoding uncharacterized protein LOC108036014 isoform X6 → MDQMDEKKGMSTLNSDISKGPSGNGIPSKRCKSKRSKTYEYDTQNINMKKSFIKFDDLQKRNLIHVRSRDSKKAQEIFRSTIAEQLDNCRQCKKPVYKMEEVILQLKSETTIFHKTCLRCKDCRKQLKPESYNVHDGNLYCSMHFKSIFAPKIVCEEFTPLKPELIIRENQPIELPPDVARASDKPSLGLDELQQLNVRSKFNVFENGCKEKIDYLQERQDSALTHSKSIGSTITKLHKLGITNSKFDELDNIEKTIDKINSSTDEESEMVFLCSRKNIERERPVGLGEAMNDIRSKFEQGEVMTKEERREERKQEIQSIRSRLFLGKQAKIKEMYQLAVAESEHGVTSAGKTPDINVINATHLIKDRFENGEVFNDNKVQLKEAIQADADVFESGIGKASRSIFMELDANLSSNLNNSRTQNNRPDKKIVRCNQLLKESTGADIIKCDSKPEEVKVATEELTERFKFFEKYAPVENKKKKFRMTPPRDGVVKMPSPDFDTEGSIQTPLFNDNVLQKTKTTSTILSKFREMEEQQMNEKNKERSPKPLKCFTPPPETVDHFNRSDTEEENDSESDQNTDDDEKSFANVLNGCNEDQGLYEAQNAARAKQLRAKFEKWQINEIERELNEGSGDTQSSQLISNESIESARKIRERFENMNISDSQLANAPRSLIKRFV, encoded by the exons ATGGACCAAATGGAcgaaaaaaaaggaatgaGCACTTTAAACTCTGATATTTCAAAGGGGCCTTCTGGAAATGGTATACCCTCGAAAAGATGCAAATCGAAAAGATCAAAAACGTATGAATATGATACACAGAATATAAACATG aaaaaaagttttatcaaatttgACGACCTTCAAAAACGTAATTTAATCCATGTACGTTCAAGAGATTCTAAAAAAGCTCAAGAAATTTTTCGA TCTACAATTGCTGAACAGCTTGACAACTGCCGTCAATGCAAAAAACCGGTATACAAAATGGAGGAAGTCATTCTTCAATTAAAAAGTGAAACGACTATTTTTCACAAAACGTGCTTACGTTGCAAGGACTGCAGAAAACAACTAAA ACCTGAAAGCTATAACGTTCATGATGGAAACCTATACTGTTCTATGcactttaaatcaatatttgcaCCGAAGATAGTTTGTGAAGAATTTACACCACTAAAGCCAGAGCTTATAATACGAGAGAATCAACCAATAGAATTACCACCGGATGTCGCAAGag CTTCCGATAAGCCAAGTCTTGGACTTGACGAACTTCAACAGCTAAATGTGCGCTCAAAATTCAACGTTTTCGAAAATGGTTGTAAAGAAAAAATCGATTACCTACAAGAACGGCAAGATTCTGCACTTACTCATAGCAAGTCAATAGGGTCCACGATAACCAAACTTCATAAGCTCGGAATAACTAATTCAAAATTTGATGAACTAGATAATATTGAAAAGACCATTGATAAGATAAATTCGAGTACCGACGAGGAAAGCGAAATGGTTTTTTTGTGCTCCAGAAAGAATATTGAAAGGGAAAGGCCAGTGGGCTTGGGAGAAGCAATGAATGATATTAGATCAAAGTTCGAGCAAGGTGAAGTGATGACAAAAGAAGAACGTCGCGAAGAAAGGAAACAGGAAATACAGAGCATACGTTCTCGACTATTTTTGGGCAaacaagcaaaaataaaagaaatgtaTCAATTAGCTGTGGCTGAATCAGAACATGGCGTTACATCGGCGGGTAAGACCCCCGATATTAATGTCATAAATGCCACTCATCTTATAAAGGATCGATTTGAGAATGGTGAGGTTTTTAACGATAATAAAGTTCAATTAAAGGAAGCAATTCAAGCGGATGCGGATGTGTTTGAATCTG GAATAGGCAAAGCATCGCGAAGTATCTTCATGGAGCTAGATGCAAATTTAAGTTCAAACTTAAATAACAGTCGTACCCAAAATAACCGTCCCGATAAAAAGATTGTGAGATGTAATCAATTGTTGAAAGAG AGTACCGGTGCTGACATTATCAAATGCGACTCAAAACCAGAAGAAGTTAAAGTCGCCACTGAAGAGTTAACAGaaagatttaaattctttgaaaaatatgcccctgtcgaaaataaaaaaaagaaatttcgcATGACTCCGCCACGTGACGGTGTTGTGAAGATGCCGTCTCCTGATTTCGACACAGAGGGTTCAATTCAAACGCCCTTATTCAATGATAACGTTttacaaaaaaccaaaacaacgTCAACAATATTAAGCAAGTTTCGCGAAATGGAAGAGCAACAAATGAATGAGAAAAACAAGGAACGAAGCCCAAAACCATTAAAGTGTTTTACTCCGCCACCAGAAACTGTCGACCATTTCAATAGATCAGATACTGAGGAAGAAAATGATAGTGAAAGCGATCAGAACACTGATGACGACGAAAAAAGTTTTGCGAATGTGCTTAACGGTTGCAACGAAGATCAAGGGCTTTACGAG GCCCAGAATGCAGCTCGTGCTAAACAGTTGCGGGCGAAGTTTGAAAAGTGGCAGATTAACGAAATAGAGCGCGAACTCAACGAAGGAAGTGGAGACACACAATCATCACAGCTTATTTCAAATGAGTCCATTGAAAGTGCAAGAAA AATTCGGGAACGCtttgaaaatatgaatatttctGACTCTCAACTGGCGAACGCACCAAGAAGTCTAATCAAACGTTTTGTT taa
- the LOC108036014 gene encoding uncharacterized protein LOC108036014 isoform X21 — MDQMDEKKGMSTLNSDISKGPSGNGIPSKRCKSKRSKTYEYDTQNINMKKSFIKFDDLQKRNLIHSTIAEQLDNCRQCKKPVYKMEEVILQLKSETTIFHKTCLRCKDCRKQLKPESYNVHDGNLYCSMHFKSIFAPKIVCEEFTPLKPELIIRENQPIELPPDVARASDKPSLGLDELQQLNVRSKFNVFENGCKEKIDYLQERQDSALTHSKSIGSTITKLHKLGITNSKFDELDNIEKTIDKINSSTDEESEMVFLCSRKNIERERPVGLGEAMNDIRSKFEQGEVMTKEERREERKQEIQSIRSRLFLGKQAKIKEMYQLAVAESEHGVTSAGKTPDINVINATHLIKDRFENGEVFNDNKVQLKEAIQADADVFESGIGKASRSIFMELDANLSSNLNNSRTQNNRPDKKIVRCNQLLKESTGADIIKCDSKPEEVKVATEELTERFKFFEKYAPVENKKKKFRMTPPRDGVVKMPSPDFDTEGSIQTPLFNDNVLQKTKTTSTILSKFREMEEQQMNEKNKERSPKPLKCFTPPPETVDHFNRSDTEEENDSESDQNTDDDEKSFANVLNGCNEDQGLYEAQNAARAKQLRAKFEKWQINEIERELNEGSGDTQSSQLISNESIESARKIRERFENMNISDSQLANAPRSLIKRFV, encoded by the exons ATGGACCAAATGGAcgaaaaaaaaggaatgaGCACTTTAAACTCTGATATTTCAAAGGGGCCTTCTGGAAATGGTATACCCTCGAAAAGATGCAAATCGAAAAGATCAAAAACGTATGAATATGATACACAGAATATAAACATG aaaaaaagttttatcaaatttgACGACCTTCAAAAACGTAATTTAATCCAT TCTACAATTGCTGAACAGCTTGACAACTGCCGTCAATGCAAAAAACCGGTATACAAAATGGAGGAAGTCATTCTTCAATTAAAAAGTGAAACGACTATTTTTCACAAAACGTGCTTACGTTGCAAGGACTGCAGAAAACAACTAAA ACCTGAAAGCTATAACGTTCATGATGGAAACCTATACTGTTCTATGcactttaaatcaatatttgcaCCGAAGATAGTTTGTGAAGAATTTACACCACTAAAGCCAGAGCTTATAATACGAGAGAATCAACCAATAGAATTACCACCGGATGTCGCAAGag CTTCCGATAAGCCAAGTCTTGGACTTGACGAACTTCAACAGCTAAATGTGCGCTCAAAATTCAACGTTTTCGAAAATGGTTGTAAAGAAAAAATCGATTACCTACAAGAACGGCAAGATTCTGCACTTACTCATAGCAAGTCAATAGGGTCCACGATAACCAAACTTCATAAGCTCGGAATAACTAATTCAAAATTTGATGAACTAGATAATATTGAAAAGACCATTGATAAGATAAATTCGAGTACCGACGAGGAAAGCGAAATGGTTTTTTTGTGCTCCAGAAAGAATATTGAAAGGGAAAGGCCAGTGGGCTTGGGAGAAGCAATGAATGATATTAGATCAAAGTTCGAGCAAGGTGAAGTGATGACAAAAGAAGAACGTCGCGAAGAAAGGAAACAGGAAATACAGAGCATACGTTCTCGACTATTTTTGGGCAaacaagcaaaaataaaagaaatgtaTCAATTAGCTGTGGCTGAATCAGAACATGGCGTTACATCGGCGGGTAAGACCCCCGATATTAATGTCATAAATGCCACTCATCTTATAAAGGATCGATTTGAGAATGGTGAGGTTTTTAACGATAATAAAGTTCAATTAAAGGAAGCAATTCAAGCGGATGCGGATGTGTTTGAATCTG GAATAGGCAAAGCATCGCGAAGTATCTTCATGGAGCTAGATGCAAATTTAAGTTCAAACTTAAATAACAGTCGTACCCAAAATAACCGTCCCGATAAAAAGATTGTGAGATGTAATCAATTGTTGAAAGAG AGTACCGGTGCTGACATTATCAAATGCGACTCAAAACCAGAAGAAGTTAAAGTCGCCACTGAAGAGTTAACAGaaagatttaaattctttgaaaaatatgcccctgtcgaaaataaaaaaaagaaatttcgcATGACTCCGCCACGTGACGGTGTTGTGAAGATGCCGTCTCCTGATTTCGACACAGAGGGTTCAATTCAAACGCCCTTATTCAATGATAACGTTttacaaaaaaccaaaacaacgTCAACAATATTAAGCAAGTTTCGCGAAATGGAAGAGCAACAAATGAATGAGAAAAACAAGGAACGAAGCCCAAAACCATTAAAGTGTTTTACTCCGCCACCAGAAACTGTCGACCATTTCAATAGATCAGATACTGAGGAAGAAAATGATAGTGAAAGCGATCAGAACACTGATGACGACGAAAAAAGTTTTGCGAATGTGCTTAACGGTTGCAACGAAGATCAAGGGCTTTACGAG GCCCAGAATGCAGCTCGTGCTAAACAGTTGCGGGCGAAGTTTGAAAAGTGGCAGATTAACGAAATAGAGCGCGAACTCAACGAAGGAAGTGGAGACACACAATCATCACAGCTTATTTCAAATGAGTCCATTGAAAGTGCAAGAAA AATTCGGGAACGCtttgaaaatatgaatatttctGACTCTCAACTGGCGAACGCACCAAGAAGTCTAATCAAACGTTTTGTT taa